Proteins from one Chitinophaga oryzae genomic window:
- a CDS encoding carboxy terminal-processing peptidase — MKQLLRKNNQWLLMACALSTGYTAAAQAPADTTAWPAYRKDVVAAVFNKISKSHFEPRKLDDAYAAGVWKRYIASLDPHRNIFLQEDIKRLSAFQSTIDDEIKNSGTGFFDAAFAIYTQRVHDLQILCEQTLAKPFDFKVRETVLAQRKNAPYPVTKAEQADLWRKLLKYYTLRNYMEMQDSAATAVPSPALEAKAREKTGKWYADYFRQSTRREAANEKFFQYMADAVMEVDPHTAYTAPQALTLNDMLNKRYFGLGIELGVKDADFFVKRLLPGGSAYRAGTVKENDLILAISDHQGKMKEVAGIPPTEVAAMIRGEKGTPVKLQLQQPGDKPRQVTVTREEIIDTENRTKSAVIEHNGKRFGYIYLPIFYTDDSPAKINGACNDVVRAVEQLKQEEVDGIVMDLRGNGGGALDEVVRMGYCFVPEGPMSWLRGKDKVDRYNSPAATPLYDGPLTVLVDESSASASEIFAAAMQDRKRALIIGTSSTFGKGTAQMNVNLGKMGDPDKGTKDISYGSMRLTVQKFYRVTGESTQLKGVVPDIVLQDRMNRESVMEKDYSSALVCDTMKLMPFERETFTFDYNTVVGKARKRAAQASAFKAIAASNAQLEKIAQQPAPLDLPAFRQRYKQAAQLEKDIKATKQNTGADSLRVSLPVNRSLHPSLRKADNSPATTEFLQKTAKDIYLAETVRVLEDMINNKITK, encoded by the coding sequence ATGAAACAACTGCTTCGCAAAAATAATCAATGGCTGCTGATGGCCTGCGCCCTGTCTACCGGCTATACGGCCGCAGCCCAGGCGCCAGCCGATACCACGGCGTGGCCGGCCTACCGTAAAGATGTGGTGGCCGCCGTCTTCAATAAAATCAGCAAAAGTCATTTCGAACCCAGAAAGCTGGATGATGCTTATGCCGCCGGCGTTTGGAAAAGATATATCGCTTCGCTGGACCCTCACCGGAATATCTTCCTGCAGGAAGATATCAAACGCCTGTCGGCCTTTCAATCCACCATCGACGATGAAATAAAAAATTCCGGCACCGGTTTTTTCGATGCGGCTTTCGCTATCTATACCCAACGGGTACACGATCTGCAAATACTGTGTGAACAAACACTGGCCAAACCGTTCGACTTTAAAGTAAGGGAAACGGTGCTGGCTCAACGAAAAAATGCACCTTATCCGGTCACCAAAGCGGAACAGGCTGACCTCTGGCGTAAACTGCTCAAATATTATACGCTCCGTAATTATATGGAGATGCAGGATTCTGCCGCTACAGCGGTGCCCAGCCCGGCTTTGGAAGCCAAAGCCCGTGAAAAAACAGGAAAATGGTATGCCGACTATTTCCGGCAAAGTACCCGCAGGGAGGCGGCAAACGAGAAGTTCTTCCAGTACATGGCGGACGCCGTCATGGAAGTGGATCCGCACACCGCCTACACCGCGCCGCAAGCGCTGACGCTCAATGATATGCTCAATAAGCGTTACTTTGGTCTCGGCATTGAGCTGGGCGTAAAGGACGCTGACTTCTTCGTGAAACGTCTGTTGCCCGGTGGGTCCGCCTATCGTGCCGGCACCGTAAAAGAAAACGATCTTATCCTCGCTATCTCCGACCATCAGGGAAAGATGAAGGAAGTAGCCGGTATTCCGCCTACCGAAGTAGCCGCCATGATCCGCGGTGAAAAAGGTACGCCGGTGAAACTCCAGCTGCAGCAACCCGGCGACAAACCCCGCCAGGTAACGGTCACCCGGGAAGAGATCATAGACACGGAAAACCGTACGAAGAGCGCCGTGATAGAACATAACGGTAAACGCTTCGGTTATATTTATCTGCCCATATTTTACACTGACGACAGTCCTGCAAAAATTAACGGCGCCTGCAACGACGTGGTGCGCGCGGTAGAGCAACTGAAACAGGAAGAAGTGGACGGTATCGTGATGGACCTGCGCGGCAACGGCGGCGGCGCCCTCGATGAGGTGGTAAGAATGGGCTACTGTTTCGTACCGGAAGGCCCAATGAGCTGGCTCCGGGGCAAAGATAAAGTGGACCGCTACAACTCGCCTGCGGCAACACCACTGTACGACGGCCCGCTGACGGTGCTGGTGGACGAAAGCAGCGCCTCCGCTTCTGAAATATTCGCGGCGGCCATGCAGGACCGCAAACGTGCGCTGATCATCGGTACCAGCTCCACCTTCGGAAAAGGGACCGCACAGATGAACGTTAACCTCGGTAAAATGGGCGATCCTGACAAAGGCACCAAAGACATCAGCTACGGAAGCATGCGTCTGACGGTACAGAAGTTTTACCGTGTTACCGGCGAATCCACCCAGCTCAAAGGCGTAGTGCCGGATATTGTACTGCAGGACAGGATGAACCGGGAATCCGTGATGGAAAAGGACTATTCATCCGCATTGGTGTGCGATACCATGAAACTGATGCCGTTCGAACGGGAAACCTTTACGTTTGACTACAACACGGTCGTGGGAAAAGCCCGTAAACGAGCTGCACAGGCATCGGCTTTTAAAGCCATAGCTGCCAGCAACGCCCAGCTGGAAAAAATAGCCCAACAGCCTGCTCCGCTTGATCTGCCCGCGTTCCGCCAGCGATATAAGCAGGCAGCCCAGCTGGAGAAAGACATTAAGGCAACCAAACAAAACACCGGAGCCGATTCGCTGCGTGTATCACTGCCCGTTAACAGATCGCTCCACCCGTCACTGCGCAAAGCGGATAACAGTCCCGCCACTACGGAGTTCCTGCAGAAAACAGCAAAAGATATCTACCTCGCAGAAACAGTAAGGGTCCTGGAAGACATGATCAATAACAAAATAACAAAATAG
- a CDS encoding TlpA disulfide reductase family protein yields MKKILFSLLLGAGAYSASAQEVVITAKLDKMPNDTLVTLIEPYTGEWDTARVVNHSFTLKSSMKKGGSIYILMIGNQGEKCGTILYLEEGKVEITGKGPYFDNAIYKGDTWVKEWQEMMALTSPESKDVKQQNELMEKINKAMKVGDEEAADKYSKEHAAITAKVQKSYRDWIAKHPNSGVSAYALTVFFNGTKEYDEVAALLGEHAISTRIMQRRLNPGKIDPSPLTLKFGEPGEAQGALGKVKVGDMAPAFSVPDVNGKMVSLADFKGRYVFLDFWASWCGPCKPQIPYLKAANDKFKDKNFSMIAVSLDSKKEAWVNAVEKHGINWTNVSSLKGWGDETIAAYGANYIPFNVLIGPDGKVLGMGLYGEDVEKKLAEIIK; encoded by the coding sequence ATGAAAAAAATACTCTTTTCCTTACTGTTGGGCGCCGGTGCTTACAGTGCCTCCGCACAGGAGGTGGTGATCACCGCCAAACTGGACAAAATGCCCAACGATACGCTCGTAACCCTGATAGAGCCTTACACAGGGGAATGGGACACTGCAAGGGTGGTCAATCACAGCTTCACGCTAAAGTCCTCCATGAAGAAAGGAGGGAGCATCTACATCCTGATGATTGGCAACCAGGGCGAGAAATGCGGTACCATCCTTTACCTCGAAGAAGGCAAAGTCGAAATCACCGGTAAAGGGCCTTATTTCGATAACGCGATCTATAAAGGTGATACCTGGGTAAAGGAATGGCAGGAAATGATGGCACTCACCTCCCCGGAAAGTAAAGACGTGAAACAGCAGAATGAGCTGATGGAAAAGATCAACAAAGCCATGAAGGTAGGGGATGAAGAAGCCGCTGATAAATATAGCAAAGAACACGCAGCTATAACAGCAAAGGTGCAGAAATCCTATCGTGACTGGATCGCCAAACACCCTAACTCCGGCGTTTCCGCTTATGCGTTGACGGTGTTTTTTAACGGCACGAAAGAATATGATGAAGTGGCTGCGCTGCTGGGCGAACATGCCATCTCCACCCGTATCATGCAACGCCGGCTCAACCCCGGAAAAATAGATCCGTCACCGCTAACCCTGAAGTTCGGCGAACCAGGCGAAGCACAGGGCGCATTGGGGAAAGTAAAAGTAGGCGATATGGCGCCGGCATTCAGTGTACCGGATGTTAACGGCAAAATGGTGTCCCTGGCAGATTTCAAAGGACGTTATGTATTCCTGGACTTCTGGGCCAGCTGGTGCGGCCCCTGCAAACCGCAGATCCCTTATCTGAAAGCGGCCAACGATAAGTTTAAAGACAAGAATTTTTCCATGATCGCTGTCTCCCTGGACTCCAAAAAAGAGGCATGGGTAAATGCTGTCGAGAAACACGGTATCAACTGGACGAATGTGAGCAGCCTGAAAGGCTGGGGCGATGAGACTATAGCGGCCTACGGCGCCAACTACATCCCCTTTAACGTGCTGATCGGACCGGATGGTAAAGTCCTCGGCATGGGCCTGTATGGAGAAGATGTAGAGAAAAAACTGGCTGAAATCATTAAATAA